A part of Xenopus tropicalis strain Nigerian chromosome 4, UCB_Xtro_10.0, whole genome shotgun sequence genomic DNA contains:
- the LOC100489195 gene encoding cytochrome c oxidase subunit 6C yields MSAGLLAKPQMRGLLAKRLRFHIIGAFAVSLGVVALYKFGVAEPRKRAYADYYKNFDSMKEYEAMREAGVFQSVRSKGQ; encoded by the coding sequence ATGTCGGCTGGACTACTTGCTAAACCTCAGATGAGAGGCCTTCTGGCTAAACGCCTCCGGTTCCATATTATTGGTGCTTTCGCTGTCTCTCTTGGGGTTGTTGCTTTGTATAAGTTTGGAGTGGCAGAGCCAAGGAAGAGGGCGTACGCTGACTACTATAAGAACTTCGATTCAATGAAGGAGTATGAAGCCATGAGGGAAGCAGGTGTATTCCAAAGCGTCCGATCAAAAGGCCAATAG